From the genome of Pseudomonas mohnii:
GGTCTAACCCATCAAGCGCCGTGGCACTTCTTGAACTTCTTGCCATTGCCACACGGGCAAGGGTCATTGCGGCCAACGTCTTTCAGGGCGTTGCGCACCGGTTCCTGGTGGGCGTGGCCGCAGTTCGGGCCGTGGACATGGCCATGGTCGTGATCATGGTGGTCGTGATCGTGGTTGCAGTCTGGGCCATGTACATGGGGTTGCTGGGTCATCGGGGTTACTCCGGAATTAGATCGGCGGGGATTATCACGCCATTACGCGCCAGGTGCACGTAGTGGGCGATGAATAAACCGGTTTCCATTTCGCCTTCCAGTCGATAGGGGATGGGATGCTTGGGACTTTTCAGTTGTTTGACCAGATCCCTCACTTTCGGCCACAGGTTGGTGCGGATCGGTACCTTGTAAAAGC
Proteins encoded in this window:
- a CDS encoding SEC-C metal-binding domain-containing protein, translated to MTQQPHVHGPDCNHDHDHHDHDHGHVHGPNCGHAHQEPVRNALKDVGRNDPCPCGNGKKFKKCHGA